The nucleotide sequence GCcacctctgccctctcctctgaGCGCTCCAGCTCTCCCTCAAGGACAACCAGCTTGCGAGCAACCTGTCAATGGCAGCAAGGGGCACGTGTCAGCCCCACGCTTGCTCTGGCTCAGGGCACAGGGCTGTGGGGAGGCATCCCCGGGTGCCGCTGGGGGAGTCAGCACTGGGGGAAGTGTGTGCGGGCATGCACCTCCTCATATTTGCGGTCAGCCTCCTCTGCTATGTGCTTCGCCTCCTTCAGCTGCACTTCCTGGAGCTCCATCTTCTCCTCATCCTTCATGGCCCTGTTTTCGATGACCTTCATGCCTCTGAGGAAAGCCCAAGCCAGAAGATGTTACTGCTGTGGGTTGAGGTGGCATCTGCACCCCCTGCCCACCCACTGTGCCCTGACCCTGCCATTCTCCAGTTCCGGAGACTTGGGACATCAGCACTCACTGGCCACCTCATGCAGTAGGGTCATACCAGTGGTACCCCAAGGATGCTTCTGCACACAATTAAAGCAGCAGAACGGACCCCAAGGCCACCCCAGGGCTATGTCCCAGAGCGAGATGTGGCCATGGTGCCTCTCAACCAGGCAAGTCCTGAACCCATCATCCAGGAGGGGTAAAAATGTGTGCAGCCCAGGACAAACTGGCCGCAATCTCCACAAAAGCAGCCTGACAGGCCAGCAACCTTTAGGAAATGCTAGAAAACATCCTGTGGGAAAGCCTTTTCCCATTCAGGGGTGATGCTCACAAGCAGGGGGTCACCAAACCCCCACGAACCCCTGCAGCAAGGACTCCTGCAGACTCTTCTCCTCTCGCTCAGATGCTGTTGCTCAAACTGGTCTTTGCCAATGGAGGGAAGAGCTCACGTATCTGTCAGGAATGCCGTGACGTGTCCAGGCATTCCCATACAACCTGAGTGCCCTCGCCTGCATGGCTCCTGCCTGGTAAACCTGCTTGCCTCAAGGATGGGGAAACACACtctgcagaactttttttttgaacaaggctggttagaacttttttttttgaacaaggCTGGTTTGTTCTCCAAGGTCAACCACAGTTCCCAGGTGCAGAAGTCCCCTCCTGGGCCGTTGCTCTGCTCTCAAGCAGAAGAGGCTGCTCTGGGGCAGAAAACAGGCTCCAGGCACCCTCTGGCTTCGGTTACAGACTGATATTTGTATAAGTACCAGATcaaatttttcaggattttatgGGTGCCTTGGAAATTTCAAAGCATGCCAAGAATGCCCATATCTGGGGGACTTCTCTGTGTCATAACTTTGCTCTTTCCCTTCAGAGTCTGCAGGAAAACCAATGCAAATCCCATAAGATCACTTCAGGGGGATCCCCAAAGCCCACCACAAAACCAAGGGGGCTGCCTGCAATCAAGGGTGACCCAACATCACTCTCGCTGTCCCTCCCCATCACACCTCTCGCTCTCATCAGCCGCCTTCTCAGCCTCCTCCAGCTTCTGCAGGGCAGTGGCCAGGCGCTCCTGGGCTCGGTCCAGCTCCTCCTCCACCAGCTGGATACGGCGGTTCAGAGAAGCCACTTCAGCCTCGGCCTGGAGGAGCAAACCCCTCAGTCACCCCATGTGacatatctctctctctctatatatatatataaagcatttTCGACAGTTACTTTTGCATTTGTTATCCAGAACACCCCTTGGCACTGTACAACAAGCTCGGCTGGGGCACGCATCCCATCACCTTTCTATATGGACAATGGGGTTCTCTCTATCCCTAGCACCCTGTTTGACATTGGCTCCTCCCAGCCATGCAACCCGAGCCCGGCACATGCAGCCCCTCCACTGCATCCTCGCACCTCCAGCTCCCACCTTGGAGAGGGACGAGGCACGTTTGCCAGGGTAGGGTGGCCAGAGTGGCCACGCCATCACAGGGATGGTATTTGGGGTTTGCAGAGCAGTGAGTAAAGGGAGAGGAATGCCCTGTGTGGCTTTGTTCCTGAAAAGGAGATTGTAGCTGCTTGTAGATTTCCTGTTTACAGAGGCAGCAGAGCGAGCCAGGAGCCTCTTCTGAGGGGAACCCCCCAGCCCTGTGCAATGGGGCAGCCCAAAGTTGAGCATGGCCCCCTCCCCCAACTCCTCCCCCTGCTGATGTACAGCACAGCACTAGGGGCAATGGAGTGAGTTGCCCTCAGCAGGCTGAAGCCCGAccaagctgcagctgctggggccCGCAGGACTGGAGCTCCCTGCTTTCCCAGGCTCCCTGCGTGTGGGGCCAGGAGCCAGGGCCGGCCAGGAGCAGTGGCCCTGGCCCCTGACAACCCCTTGACACCTGGCCCTGCGCTCTTTCCATTTAGTAAAGGCCTCCTACTTGCTCCATCACCACCACTGGGAAACACTGCCTCAgcagctcctggccctgctccccaccaggggggctgcagggaatTAAAACCCCAGATGCAAAGAGATGAGTGTCAATGAGACCTCAGCCCCATGCACCAAGATGCAGGGAAGCATGCACCAACCTGGGAGATAATATCTCCTGCTTATTCACAAGCTGGAGCAGGCCTGGCCAGTTGCAGCACCCGGCCCTGACCAGTCTTGTGCTCCAGCACCAGGAATGCCCTGGGGAACATTGGCCAAGCAGGGGGGCCGTGGGAGCAGCAAGGGGCGTGGCAAGCCGGCAGGGTGGGGACGGGCACAGCCAGCACCGCTCCAATCAGGGCAGCCCAGCAGTGTGCCGAGTGGGCAGCTAGCCCCGTGGCTGGCACATGAGCAGCCTCCACCCCATGAACACCCTCTTTTTAGGCTCACTGAGAGCTCATCCCCAGTCCAACTGCCCaatggggagctggggctggcccCCACCAGGACGATGCTCTGTTTGCAGAGAATCGTCCCCAAAGTGACTCAGAGCTGCCCAGATGGACGCTCAGGAACATGAGCTctccagcagtgcccagtgactGGGGAACCTGATCTACGGCTGCAGGAAGGGGCCATTTCCTCCACACACAGCCTGAGTGACAACAGCCCAGGTACCGCACCCAGCTCTGACACTCCTGATATGGCGAGGATGTTAAAGGAGTAGGcataggaaaaaagagagaaaaaaaaccttgcaagatccaacaacaataaaaaagccaaaccaggAACAAGCTGCAGCCTGGAAATACTGTCCCACTGCCACAGTTGAAATTTTGGCCCACAGCAGTGCAAAGGGGTGGCTTGTCCCCACAAAGGGACACACTGGAGAGCCAAAGGCTCTGCAACTGCTGTGGCCCAGACCGCAGAGCCCACTGGAAGCCAGACAAGAGCCTGGGTGTGGGATTTTTAGCCATGCACACCACCGGCCTCCGAGGGGGGGATCCTTTCCCAGGATCTGCCTGACCCCAAGCAGAGCTGGCCACTGACTGCTCCCCAGTGCCCCGCCAGCCGGGGAAGCCCTGGGGAGTCTTGCCACACGGAGCATCCCTAGCAAGACCTGtggaggaggcagctggaggaggcagctcGGAGTCAGGGACACTGCCACAGCACCTGGACCCCCGGGATCTCCCGGCACTCCGCCCCGGGAGCAGCCAGCCTGGctaccggggcggggggagcaaCCGGAGCCAGCCTGCGGTGAAGGATGCCGGCGGCATTGCTGGAGCCGGTGGGGCATCCCGTGGAGCTGCCAGGGCGCCCCCCGCCGTGCTGTGCCCCCGCCCCCCTCCCTGCGCCTTACCCGCTCCCGGGCCTGCCGCTCGGCATCGGCCTCCCGCTGGAGGTGCTCAGCGCGCTCCTCCGCCTCGTCGGCCACCTGCTGCAGGCTCTGGATCTTCTTCTTGACGGCGTCGATGGAGCTGATGCCGGCCATggcggggggctgccggcggggaggCCGCGCCGCCGAGAGCCCTTTGTGGGATCCGCCCGGCTCGGGCAGGAAGCGCTCAGGCAGCGGCCGCtcccgctgcccgccctgcctccatcccttcctgctgctgctgctgctcctcctcctcctcctgccacggACCGACCTGGGCCGCCGCTCCCCCGAGCAGCGCACACAGACCCCCGGGCAGGGTGCACGGTGCCCACCCACGGCAGGGGACAGTCCCCCCCGCCCCAAATAGGACATAGTGTGCCCTCCTGGGCAGGACACATGGTCCTCCCCAAGCAGGGGTCACTGTCCCTATCCCCCCAAGGCAAGAAGCACAGTGGCTTCTGGACAGGGCAcaccatccccccaccccaggcagggTGCATGGTGCCCCCCTCCAGGCAGATGCACAGTGACCATGGGCAGGGCACATGGTGCACCCCCAGGATACAGGACATATTCCCCCCCCCAAGCAGGGCACATGATGTCCCCCCACCGACAGGGGTGCATAGTCCTACCAAGCTCCCCCAGAGTGTTGGAGAAAAGCCCAGGGAGTCTGGGGGTGCCAGAGCCTGGCCCCTGTGAGCCCCCATGGACACAGGAGCAATGTACCTATGGGTGCTCCCCAAGCtctgccccccacaccccctgctgcagagccagggggcTCATGGGCTTTTGCCACGGGGCCATGGGGAAGAGCCCACTCCCAGGCATCCCCCTGGGGgacctggggctggagctgtgggGCACAGCCAAGTCCCCAGCAGCCATCCCACTCAGCCCCTTGGGATTCACTCCCCCAAGCGGGGACCTGGCCTACAGCCCCACAGAGACCCACGGGGCCCATGGAGCCCCCTGTaccccccagctgccctgggggCTCTGCCCCATAGAGGAGGCCAGTtcccagctcctggctctgcttcCTGGCCAGGGCACATGCCCTGATCCATCAGAAGAAGCCAGCGCTGGTGGCACTCAGTCCTCTGGTGGCACTCAATCCTCCCTTTAGGAACTCTGACAGTTCCTGGGCAGTCCCAGCTGCACTTCACACCTGACTCCAGGGATGCCAATTCCCAGGCTGACCCTGCTGGCTGCCCTCAGCTCCAGGGCCAGGGGTCCTGGGGGGAAACCGGCCACACCGTCGGCAGAGCCCTGCAGACCCACATCCCCCTGCTAAGCAGTGGCAGAAGAGACAACACTGCAGGTCCTCTGGGAGCACGTGGCCTTGGGCTTGGCCACAGTCCTGGCCGTTCCTGCACCACTCTCAGCCCTATGCCTGGGTGCCAAGAGTGCTCCCAGACCAGCACACAGGGCCTGGAGCAAAAAGCAGTGTCCCTGTCAGCAAAGGGGCAGAGGCAAGTTGGCTGTGGGCAGGAAGGGGGTAGGTTGGGGGGCAGCCacctggctgggctgggtgccTCCTGCTCTGGCTCCACCCAGGGATGCAGTCACTTCCCAGCAGAGCCCCATTCCCTCCCACCAGCTCGAGGAGTCACCAAATAAGAGCAAAGTCTCAGACGGGGACAGCAACCAGGGCAGGAACTTTGGGATCACAGCCTGGAAACTGCAGAGTTTCCCTGAACCCCTGCTGCACCCCACGGGGTGGCCAGGGACAGGCCACCAGCTGGAGACACAGAGGGCTGGAGGGAGCTGATCTGGCTAAATCTGCTGTCCCGGCTGCACCATgtccagcagcccctgcccacaTCCTGCCCTGGGCACCACGGGCTGTCCCTCCTGGGGTGAAGGAGGTGGTGGGGCCGCAGTGGCCTCAcagagctgctgggaaggggccGCCAGCACTGTGGAGTTGCCAATCCGGGGTCAGGTGCTCTCTGGTCTGTGCCACCATCTGACCCCCCTCCAAGTGCCTGGGGAGGTTGCATTTGCACCCCTTAGTGCAGTCCCTGTGGGCTTCATGTGCTGCCACCCCATTTCAGAGGCAGGGCAATGCCGGAGCAGGGGGAAATTTATTCTTTTAAGGCATTTGTTGACATTTTTGCTGAGACCAGGAGCCTGCCTGGATCGCTGTGATGGG is from Strix aluco isolate bStrAlu1 chromosome W, bStrAlu1.hap1, whole genome shotgun sequence and encodes:
- the LOC141917672 gene encoding uncharacterized protein LOC141917672 isoform X5, which translates into the protein MAGISSIDAVKKKIQSLQQVADEAEERAEHLQREADAERQARERAEAEVASLNRRIQLVEEELDRAQERLATALQKLEEAEKAADESERGMKVIENRAMKDEEKMELQEVQLKEAKHIAEEADRKYEEVARKLVVLEGELERSEERAEVAESRMRQLEEELRTMDQTLKSLIASEEEYSTKEDKYEEEIKLLGEKLKEAETRAEFAERSVAKLEKTIDDLEESLASAKEENMGIHQVLDQTLLELNNL
- the LOC141917672 gene encoding uncharacterized protein LOC141917672 isoform X6, whose amino-acid sequence is MAGISSIDAVKKKIQSLQQVADEAEERAEHLQREADAERQARERAEAEVASLNRRIQLVEEELDRAQERLATALQKLEEAEKAADESERGMKVIENRAMKDEEKMELQEVQLKEAKHIAEEADRKYEEVARKLVVLEGELERSEERAEVAESRMRQLEEELRTMDQTLKSLIASEEEYSTKEDKYEEEIKLLGEKLKEAETRAEFAERSVAKLEKTIDDLEDEVYSQKMKYKAISEELDNALNDITSL
- the LOC141917672 gene encoding uncharacterized protein LOC141917672 isoform X7; translated protein: MAGISSIDAVKKKIQSLQQVADEAEERAEHLQREADAERQARERAEAEVASLNRRIQLVEEELDRAQERLATALQKLEEAEKAADESERGMKVIENRAMKDEEKMELQEVQLKEAKHIAEEADRKYEEVARKLVVLEGELERSEERAEVAESKCGDLEEELKIVTNNLKSLEAQADKYSTKEDKYEEEIKLLGEKLKEAETRAEFAERSVAKLEKTIDDLEESLASAKEENMGIHQVLDQTLLELNNL
- the LOC141917672 gene encoding uncharacterized protein LOC141917672 isoform X8; the encoded protein is MAGISSIDAVKKKIQSLQQVADEAEERAEHLQREADAERQARERAEAEVASLNRRIQLVEEELDRAQERLATALQKLEEAEKAADESERGMKVIENRAMKDEEKMELQEVQLKEAKHIAEEADRKYEEVARKLVVLEGELERSEERAEVAESKCGDLEEELKIVTNNLKSLEAQADKYSTKEDKYEEEIKLLGEKLKEAETRAEFAERSVAKLEKTIDDLEDEVYSQKMKYKAISEELDNALNDITSL